From one Coffea eugenioides isolate CCC68of chromosome 11, Ceug_1.0, whole genome shotgun sequence genomic stretch:
- the LOC113752307 gene encoding receptor-like protein 9a, with product MVARSISKMLSGSFNLMTLDWRYNKLSGGIPRYIGKLRDLRVLLFGGDELHGHIPLHLCQLQKLTIKDLSQNKFSGPLPSCFSNISFGRGHFAADAFLPLDTIVTTLGNPIGFNKSNSLGIDEYVSEDMLTSPEQEEVEFTTKSRAERYTGNILNFISGLDLSCNQLIGAILSEFGDLSHIRALNLSHNYLQGSIPSRLSMLNLVESLDLSYNNFSGEIPSELASLNFLSIFNVSYNNLSGRTPDTGEFANFDDSNYRGNPGLCGPLLKRSCNPFAPHPENVGDQDIEVDGAIDVAAFAWSFFASYMVIVIALVVLLFVSPYYRRAWSNEFASIESGNRDLCGPLIKRSCDPIASQPVNVGGQDKEVDGVIDVVAFIWSSFASYVVIVTALAIILCISPYHRKAWSYYIDYWILSRFYEYCRSHSY from the exons ATGGTCGCAAGATCCATCTCAAAGATGCTGTCTGGAAGCTTCAATTTGATGACACTTGATTGGAGGTACAACAAGCTATCTGGTGGTATACCACGCTATATTGGCAAACTTAGAGACCTCAGGGTTCTTCTATTTGGGGGAGATGAATTGCATGGTCATATTCCTTTGCACTTATGTCAGCTGCAGAAACTAACAATTAAGGATCTTtctcaaaataaattttctgGGCCACTACCTTCATGCTTCAGCAACATCTCTTTCGGCAGAGGACACTTTGCCGCAGATGCATTTCTTCCTCTTGACACGATAGTCACTACATTGGGAAACCCAATAGGATTCAATAAGTCTAATTCATTGGGTATTGACGAGTACGTGAGTGAGGATATGTTAACTTCTCCCGAGCAAGAAGAAGTGGAATTCACAACAAAAAGTAGAGCCGAACGCTATACAGGGAATATATTAAATTTCATTTCTGGACTTGATTTGTCATGTAATCAATTGATTGGAGCAATTCTGTCTGAATTTGGAGATCTCAGTCATATCCGGGCATTAAATTTATCCCACAACTACTTGCAAGGATCTATTCCCTCAAGACTTTCCATGTTGAACCTAGTAGAGAGCTTGGATCTTTCTTACAACAATTTCAGTGGCGAAATACCTTCAGAGCTGGCATCCTTGAACTTCTTGTCCATCTTCAATGTGTCATACAATAACTTGTCTGGCAGAACACCTGATACAGGGGAGTTTGCAAACTTTGACGACAGCAATTATAGAGGAAATCCAGGTCTCTGTGGACCATTGCTCAAGAGAAGTTGTAACCCCTTTGCTCCACACCCTGAAAATGTTGGTGATCAAGACATAGAAGTTGATGGTGCAATTGATGTGGCAGCATTCGCTTGGAGCTTTTTTGCTTCATATATGGTGATCGTGATTGCACTAGTCGTACTTCTTTTCGTTAGCCCTTATTATAGAAGAGCATG GTCCAATGAATTTGCAAGTATTGAAAGTGGAAATCGAGATCTCTGTGGACCATTGATCAAGAGAAGTTGTGACCCCATTGCTTCACAACCCGTAAATGTTGGTGGTCAAGACAAAGAAGTTGATGGCGTAATTGATGTGGTAGCATTCATTTGGAGCTCTTTTGCTTCATATGTGGTGATAGTAACTGCCTTGGCCATAATTCTTTGTATTAGCCCTTATCATAGAAAAGCCTGGTCATATTATATTGATTATTGGATCCTATCAAGATTCTATGAGTATTGCAGATCTCATTCCTACTGA